CAAAAACGGCTCAAAGATTTTAAGTACTCGTATTTTGACGTCTTCGCAGCTTCCATCGCGACAGTACAAAATCCGTCCAAATTCGGTATGTTCTTGAACACTTTCACGAATGATGGGGAAAATTCTTAAGTACTACAATCTTTCATATTAGAAGCAGAGAAATGTCTGCAGAATTAGTGGCATCTCTATTTCTaattaaaaaatgataaataaataaatctctttagaatcatggaaagtGGTTAAAATATAaagattatttattaaattatatattatctTCATGTTTGTACTCTTAAAAAATATTGTATGTTTTGGagataattaattatttaaccaTTGTGAGTTTAACTAATCATTTTTGCAATTCCAAAAATGAAACCATGCTCCTCGATCGAGAATCAAGATTCGACTCCTCTTCCAATTACTCTCCTCTTCATTTACCACAGTAGACAACTGGATGCGCGTAGTCAATGAAATCCGGATGTGTAATGTGAAAACTGGAGAGAAGAGTAACTGAAAGAGAAGTTGAAAAAATGCAGGTGTCTCACGTCCCACAATAAATAgatcctcaaatctccaattccTAAATTGCTACTCCAAATATCATTATTTTCTCTTATTATGGGACTAGATCTTTTTTAAAATAGTAGTATAATACTGCTAACAATTAGCAAAGGTGGTAGAGTAACATTTTATTCGTTGATTACTTAAAAAAGGTTTTAAGGAAGTGAAGAGTGCATGCTGTGGTAGCGGCCCATTCCGAGGATATTTTAGCTGCGGAGGAAAGAGAGGAATGAAAGAATACGAGCTATGTGATAATCCCAAAGATTATTTATTTTTCGACGCTAATCATCCAACTGAAGCGGCCAACTTGCAGTCTGCGGAGGCGATGTGGGGAGGGCCTCCCAACATAACAGGGCCTTACAATCTCCAGTCGCTGTTTCTGCTTTAATTTCTGGTGAGGACTTTGTAAGTTGTGTAAATTTGATGTTCATTACTCCAGATTTTCTTCTTATATATATTTGGTCGTGTATTTGAATaataattttaataataaaaagttaCAATTTCAACAATGGAGCAGTGTAATATTACGGTGTTTGTTCTACAGTCAACCAGGGTAGTTTTTATACTAAATATTCAAATTAACCGGTTGACGAAAGAAAGGGAATCCAGTTACTCGAATGAATGCACCAAAGCAAATCATAGACCCTCTTGTTTCACCACTAATTCTTGGGCAATAGTGTTAATGGTTGATTAAAATTAACCTTTGGTGGAAACCAAGTCTTATTGAGTCCAGAATACGTAATGGTGAttactaaaaaataaatgaacagCAAAATCTTGAGGGCGTATTTGGATTTATAGTGACTGATTGTTACTTGAATCCTTGGAGTTGGGAGTGACCTTCCAGTTCAACATATAATCCTTTGAGAAAGTGTTTTAGTTTCTCCTTGATATTTTTTTAGACGATAGAATACCGAGGAAGAACTATTATGTGATACTCCCTCCGTTCCTTATTAGATGTCCTAATCCATTGTTTCTTTTTATCTGTCATTTTATGATATCAAGAAAGCATTTATGAACTTTTTTGCAAATTTACCCTTGCTTACCCTTTCAACTTTCTTGAATTGGAACTCTAAATAATTAAATGCAGTATTTGTAGCATTAACAATAGAAGTAGTTGAAGAGATGAAGAATTAAATTGAAATGTGTCTATAAATTGGGATTGACCAACTCCATTACATAGTCATCTAAAGAAAATGGAGATCGATAAAGATATCAATGTTTCAAATTCTATAAAATTGTCCAACTCAAGTGTAGTGTTCagtggaggaaaaaaaattactctAAATTTTGACTTGAATGTACCTGCAGATCGTGAGTTCGActtgaacaaatttccagacgAAGGAGATGAAGCTTTTGCAGAAGAAGAATTCCAGCAAGTGGTTAGGATCATGTTAAAAGTTTATCTTCCCAAATTCTATTAACTCAAGGCCAATAAGACATGTCTCCTTCAAAGTCCTTTCTTGTTCAGCTTTATTTTGCTTCATATGATGGCCTACTATTATTTTACTTGATGTCATGGCTGCTTACACCATATAATAGGTAAAACTAAAATGgaccagcaaaaaaaaaaattactggcTTTTACTTGATGTCATGGCTGCTTATCACATGAATTGCAATTCCCACGGAAAAATACCAAAAACAAAGCATAGAGACACCGGAGAAGCATCAAATACATCTACAAATTTGGTGGGAAATTTTTGGTGGGAATTAATATTCAAATTTTGAGATCTATGAAAACAAATTTGGTGGGAACTATTCAGATTTTCAGATTTAATCTATTGATTGAGAAATGTGAGAGAGAGTAAATGACAGGTAGTATTAATTAGGTATAGTTGAAAAGAGATAAAGGGTAATTTTGAGAAGTAAAGTAAAACTTTTGTTGACTTTTAGAAAATAACCAACTTTCTTAATCTAAGAGAATTAGTTATTCAGGCCATCTAATAAGGAACGGATGGAGTATTACAAAAGAATACATGTGATATGGAGACCATAATTCTACTTATAGATAATTTCCCTATTATCTTTTGATATCTCTATTTCAACCCATCATAAAAATACAAATTACCCTTAAATCTCTGCACATTAAAAACTCATATCCTATTAGATACAATAAAATCCAAATTACAATTGACCACTTTAATTGAATTTAATCTTATTGATAGTTTATAACGCATAATTATTTACATATAAATTCAACGTTGGATTAAAGATCCAACAATCCCTCATTTGGACTATATGtgtaatattataattatattttacaaaataaccgTATGAATTCAATTTTACTGTCATTATCAAAATGTATTTACAACCAATTCAATAACATATATAGGATCAATGCATTCCAAAGCAGCCTTTGTTACACCAATATAGGATCAAACCGGCCTTTGTTACAATTTCTTAACTCGACCTATGCTGATACAATTGAATGATATGAATCATAATGTGAATGTATTGTATGAAAATTTCATACAATGTGATTTTAACATGCCTATTTCTAACTGATCCATCCATCTTAAACTCTTGTAAGATCAaaccatacaaaaaaaaaaaatcagagtgTGAATAAGCCAAAACTTTAATTATGCAAAAAATATCTTTAAAACATTAATAACTAAAAAATCAATGCCGTAAAGGCATTTAGAATAACAAATTCCCATTAAAACTAAATATCATTTAATGACATGACACCTATATGAGCAGTGTACTCATAAAATATTTTGGATTTCAATCTTTTAGTATGTGGACTCGCAATTACGGAGTTTGTTCCGATATGTTCTATAGACAACTATCCATTCTGAATTTTTCTTTAAGAGTTAGGAACTTGATGTCTATATAGATTCTGTTGATCTCCTGTTATTATTAGAATTTTCAGCTGCTGACTTAttgtcacaaaataatttgagtgatttttcAATACCATCTATTATATGTAATCTTGTGACAAAATTTTGCATCCAAATTCATGATTGGACACTGCATAATAAGTTATGAACTCTACTACCATAATAGAAGAGACTATAAGAGACTGGTTAGCACTCTTCCAAGATATGACATCCCTAGCCAATAAGTAGATATAGTTTGATGTTGATTTCATACTATCTTGACATCCAATATAATTGGAATTAGTATACCTAATGATTTCGAGTTCATATGACATCCGATATGTGAACATGtagtcttttgtttttttgtaaATACCGTAATATCCATTTGGTTGCTTTCCAATAGTCTAATCTTGAATTGTTTAAATATCTACCCAACATCCAATAATGTATACAATATTCAGATGCGTATAGATCTGAACATACATTAGACTCTCTAGTGTTGGCGCATAAGAaatcttttgcatttctttttcctcaaaaatattcTTATGACACTGATTCAAACTAAACTTGTGTCTCTTAACCACAAAGGTGTCACCTGATTTGCAATTTTgcatgccatattttttgaggATCTTTTCAATATGGCTCTTTTATGATATTCCAAAAATACCTTGAGAGCAATCCTTGTGTATCTGTATGCTTAGCACAAAAGACGCGTCACCAAAATCTTTCATCTTAAAATTCTTAAGtaaaatcttttggtttcataCAATAAGTCTATATTATTGCTCACAAGCAAAATATAATTAGAAATTTTGTCTAATTATTCtatttttgtactttttttataatataatgtatGTTAAAATAACTTTgatgtatttttaaattttatttgtgtaCACCAACTTAATATGTAAAtgagataatttcaaaacctcccttgagattttttCTAATCACACCTAACATCCCTCAAGTTTCTAAAATCACACTTAGCACCCTTAGAATGACAACCTTTGTAACATGTCAGCCCTTTTAtgtaaaaataatattaaaaaaatatttagtaGAGGGACTATTGTattcttccaattttgcccctttgtaagttgatttttgaattttagaagatgaaaataaaaacaaataggaCTACAATATTTACATAGAAATTGAGGGGGTATAAGTACAATAACTGCTAAATTGTATAGTTTTTGTTGATTCATATGACTGTTATAAGATCTGTGCCAACGTTTTGGatagaaaggaaataaaattttttaatactATTTGTtaagtaatttttcaaaaattttttttttgataattgaaCACCATTATAGGTATATTTAATATGCATTCTTTCATGATTTCAACTGCATCCCAACTTTTTTCTTCCCCAAATGAATTATTTTAACTTACTTTTCCCCCACCTCTTACTAATTAAACTAGATAACAAGATAATATTGTAGTTAAAAAAAGATAGATTTTCTATGTTTAAATTGTCTAAGTACCTTAAAACTTATCTTCGGTtgcatatgcaaaaaaaaaaaaaaaaaccccaaaatGTGCTCAAATTTTATGGCATTTTTGTTACTTTATTTTTACGTAATCGAAcataaatgtttttttttcttgcctttgcCTGCATAAGAAATATGAAAAGGGCAGAAAAAAAtcaactttcttttattttcatcttccaattttcaaaaatcaacttGCAAAAGGGCAAACGTGGAAGAATATTATAGTCTCTCacctaaatacattttttaatacatttttttacCTAAAGGGATTGATATGTTACAAAAGTTGTTATTCTAAGggtgctaagtgtgatttcAGAAACTTTAGGGATGCTAGGTGTGATTAggaaaaacctcaagggaggtttctgaaattatccctatgtAAATACAACTGCATCAGTACTCCTTTGGTCAGTGATTGTTTGGAGTAAATGCGGGGGGACAACATGATCCATTTGACAATGTAGTGGAACTCACTCTTCTTGTCGGAACTAGGGAGATGTTGGCAAGGCCAAAGCTGTTTCTTTTTGCTTTCTGAGTTACTCGGCTCCACTTTGGCTTTTGGACGgacttttactttttctttttcctgttttttcttttcaaatagcTTTCACTCTGGTACAGATCTAAAGAGTTTTGAGTGTCTGTTGGACTTCCTTGCAGGTTTATCAGCTGTGCTCTTTCGTCGTCAAGAAATAGTGCTTGGCTTCTACTTGGATCTATACGGGAAGATGGAGGAATCTCTTGCAAGGGCTTTCCAAAGGTTTGAACTGTCGGCAAAGGAAACAGAGGGGATAGATCTCAGTGGAGATGATATTGAAGAAGGAATGTTGGGATGCACAGGAAGTCTACTTGGTAAGTTGGTGGGGGATAAAGTGGCCAACTTCACTGGCGTCAAGAACTACATCAATCATGCGTGGGGATATCCAAGGAGGATGAAGATAACAGAGTTGGGTCCAAACTTGTTTCAGTTTCACTTtgaagaggaggaagaaaagaaaaaggcactGACAGGGGGTCCTTGGATAATGGATAACCAGGTCTTTGTGCTTAGAGAGTGGGAGGTTGGTTGGGCATGAGACAGTAGCTTTTTCAGGTATGTTTTTCTTTGGGTGCAATTATGGAATCTCCCTGTTCATTGGATGAGTAGAGCAGTGGGTTTTAAACTGGGTCAGATTTTTAACTCAGTAAGAGAGGTGATCATTCCAGAGGTGGGGGGAAAGGTGGAAGGCATATGAAAATTATGGCGGAAGTAGATGTAGTACAACCACTGATTAGAGGCACAAAAATCAAATGTAAAGAACAAGCTGAATGGGTGGAGTTTAGGTATGAGCGTTGTCCGGATTTCTGCTACAACTGTGGAGTTATAGGACACAATGACAGAGCTTGTTCTGGGCCAGGAGACGAAGGTTGTGGTCAGCGAGAGGTGCAGTATGGAGCTTGGATGAGGGCAGGCAACATTATGGTCTCACCGTTAAGAGGAGCGAAGGAGGGTGTACCTGAGAAAGGAAAAGCACAAAGGGAAAGGGAAGAGAGTACTGGGCATTTAGTGGTGAGAGACAGAGGGGATGGGGATAGAGTGATTCCGAGCAAGACCAATCAGACCGAGGGTGTGGACAAAGGAGGAATTTCTCAGGAACAAATCAGGAGGAAAATGCAGGAGGAAGAGTGGGACGCATATTTAAAGGATCAGTAAGAATTGACCGAAAAGGAACACATGGTGGTTTTAAGGAATAAAAGGGTAGCAGAAGATAACGACAAGGGAAGGTATGGTAAGGGTGAGGACCCTGGGGTAGGAGGTAGGGAAAGTTTAGAGTTGGTGCATGTGGAAATGGAAGTGTACAACAAGGGGGGTCAAGGGGGGGCAGTAGTTTAGACAGGGGAGAGGCAGGGGACGAGTTAGAGATATTGTTAGGAATTCAGGAGAAACCAAGGGGGGAAACAAGTAGTAAGCAGGAAGGAAAAAAACATTGTACCAGGAGAGTGAGAAGAGGAAGGGTTactatacaagaaaataaattttcgGATGCAGACAAGAACCTACGTGGGAAAAGGAAAGCAGAAGCAATGCAACAAGAGACTCAACAAATGGATGTGGATGCAGTGGAAACACCAAAGGCTAAATGTTTAAAACTGGAGAGTAACAACTTGATTGTAACTGGGGAATTGGAGGCTAATCCCGTAATGCCTCCAAGGGGTAAATGAAAGTTGTGGTGTGGAATTGTCGAGGTGCAGGAGgccccttgacaattccccaACTAAAGGAAGTTTTACACTTCCACTCTCCTAATGTGGTGTTTTTGAGTGAgacaaagaatcaagaaaaatTTATGAGATCtgtgcaaaagaaaataaggtttGAGAAGGGATATGTTGTTAATTCAATTGGGAAGGCAGGGGGCATGGCTTTATACTGGAACAATGCTGTGACTATTGATCATTTAAGCCACACGGATTGGTACATCTTAGCATGCATTACGGACAAGGAAGTAAATAGCCAGTGGTGGTTGATGTGTGTTCATGCTAGTACTGATAGCAATATCCGAAAAGAGCAATGGAAACACATAGCTGAATGGAAGAAGGGCTGGGGGGAAGAATGGGTAATGGTTGGTGATTTTAATGATTTACTGTCAAATGGGGAGAAGTGGGGAGGGAGGGTGCGAGCTGAGAGTAGTTTTAAGGATTTCTATAGTTTCATAAGAGACAATGAATTATTAGATATAGGCTATAAAGGGCTACCAAGGACCTGGAGTAATtattgggagggggagggggaagtaAAAGAGAGACTGGATAGGGGATTATGTTCTGCTGGTTGGTTGCAAAGGTTTGATAGGGTTGTGTGTACACATATTGAGAATGATGCTTCGGATCATGCCATCTTGATGGTAGATACAAATCCAGAGATAACCAAGAGGAAAATGAGATTCTATTTTGACCAAAGATGGACAAAAAATCCAGACATGAAGGAGGTGATACAAGGGGCATGGAGGAAAGTTCaaattggatcaagaatgtacaAAATAACGAGGAAGATCAAGGAAGTTAGGGTAGCTATCCTGGAATGGCGGAGAAAGGTACAAGGAAACTCAAAAGTAAAGATCAAGGAATTAAAGGAGAAACTCAAGGAAGTGAAGGAGGAACATGAATCTGGAAATAAAAGTCGAGTCATTGAGCTAAAAAACCAGCTAAGCAAAGCATATGAGGAGGAAGAGCTGTATTGGAGCCAAAAATCTAGAAGCAAATGGCTCAAGGAAGGAGATAGAAACACAGCTTATTTCCATACAACTGTCAAGgcaaagaggaaaagaaacacCATCAGCACGCTGGAAAAACAAGATGGGACCTGGTGCAAGAGTGAGGAGGAAATTGAGGTGGAGCTGTGTCAATACTACAATGATCTCTTTACTACAACCAACCCGGATGACTTTGAGGAGATCCTTAAGGAGATCCCGAGCACTATTTCACGACAGATGAATGCGAAGCTGATTAAACCTGTGGAGGAAAAGGACATCAGACAAGCATTATTTTCTATGCATCCAAACAAAGCACCAGGCAAGGATGGTATGTCCCCACTTTTTTTCCAACATTATTGGCATATAATAAAAGGGGATTTGGTGTTAGCCATAAATAGTTTTTTCCATTCTGGTTGCCTGCTTAAAACTGTGAATGAAACCATCATTTCTCTAATCCCAAAGATCGATTCTCCAACATCCGTTTTACATTATAGGCCAATTAGCTTGTGCAATGTGCTTTATAAGATTATCTCAAAAATTATTGCAAACCGTTTGAAGCATGTTCTCCAGCACTACATTAGCAACTCACAATCTGCATTCATCCCAGGGAGACAAATTCTGGATAATGTAGTGGTAGCCCatgaaattttgcattttctaaaaaataagagaaaagggTCTACAGGCTACATGGCTATTAAGTTAGACATGTCGAAAGCCTATGATAGGGTAGAATGGATTTTTGTGGGGAGATTAATGTTGAAAATGGGTTTTTGTCCAATATTTGTCAAATGGATTATGGCTTGTCTATCCACAgtgacttattccttcaattTAAATGGCCAGAAGGTTGGAAATGTCATACCTACTAGAGGCATTAGGCAAGGGGACCCCTTATCACCCTATCTTTTCATCATATGTGCTGAAGGTCTTTCTAGCCTTATTCATAAAGCTGTGCAAGGAAAGGAGCTAACGGGGGTGAAAATTTGTAGGGACAGTCTGGTTatctctcatctattttttgcaGATGATTCTCTTTTGTGCTGTAAAGCAACCGGACGGGAAGCTCTAAAGGTGAAAAGCATTTTGACAAAGTATGGTAATGCATCTGGCCAGGTTGTGAATTATGAAAAATCAGCATTGTTCTTCAGTAAAAATACCAAAGAAAGGATGAAGCACGAAATAAGCGAAGGCCTGGATAATATGAAGGAAGCAGTGAATGGGACATATTTGGGACTACCAATGGCTATTGGAAGATCAAAGGCACAAGTGTTTGGCTTTGTAAAGAACAAAATCAGTAGCAAACTACAGGGATGGAAACAAAGGCTACTGAGTGAAGGAGGAAAGGAAGTGCTGATAAAGGCAGTGACAATGGCCATGCCAACATATGTAATGACATGTTTCAGGCTCCCAAAGGGATTATGTAGAGAAATCTCTGGGAAAATTGCAAAGTTTTGGTGGGGCAAAGGGGAGAGAGAGGCAAGTATTCATTGGGCAAGCTGGAAAAAACTCTCAGAGGTGAAGGGTAGAGGTGAAATTGGATTCAGAGACCTGGAAGCCTTTAATACTGCCTTGCTTGCAAAACAAATTTGGAGATTTCTAACTGCTCCGAATTTGTTAGTAAGCAAGGTAATGAAGGCGAAATATATGAAGGATCCCAATTGGATGAACAAAGGCCCTCCTGGCTCAGCATAATGGAGCTGGAAAAGCATTCATAGTGTAAAAAATTTGTTGTTGGCTGGACTATGGAAAAGGATAGGTGATGGAAGAACGGTAAGTATATGGAAGGATAGATGGGTAATAGGGTCTGAAGGTGGTAAGGTGGAGGGTGAAAAACCTAAGGATGCAACCTCACGTGGGTGAGTGAGCTGATTGAAGAAGGGAGATGGAAAAGAGAACTTTTGCAGACATGGTTTGGAAACACACAGGCTGAGCTCATTGAACGTATTCCCACCAGCATTGGAAGGAGAATGGACAGACTgatctggaaattttcaaagaCTGGAGCATATACGGTGAAAACAGGATATGCAAGGGCAAGGCAGGAGGAAAATCAGATCAGTCGAAACCAAACATACAATGCTGAGTCAAGTTGGGAAGTTAGAAAACGTACGGTGTGGAAGAATCTGTGGCACCAAAAGGTAAAGGCCAAGCCGAAACATTTCATGTGGAAATGCTTGTAAAATTGTTTACCAACCAATGAAGTAATTTTCAAAAGGATTGGAAAAGGTGAGGGAAGATGCAGCTGCTGCGGAGAAGGCATAGAAACCATAGAACACTTACTCTTTTTTTGTGTGAATGCGAGGGAGGTTTGGAAATTGGCACCGGTTAGCTAGGATGGATTAGTAGACAAACAACACAATTTCTGGCTATGGTGGGAGGAAGCCAATAAAGCTACTTCAAAGGAATGTGGACCTGACCGAGTGAACCTCACCATTAATCTGTTTTGGCAAATCTGGAAAGCACGAAACAGAAGAGTTTTTGACAATGAAATCCAGAATTCACCCAACAT
This Coffea arabica cultivar ET-39 chromosome 3e, Coffea Arabica ET-39 HiFi, whole genome shotgun sequence DNA region includes the following protein-coding sequences:
- the LOC140038483 gene encoding uncharacterized protein, with protein sequence MKVVVWNCRGAGGPLTIPQLKEVLHFHSPNVVFLSETKNQEKFMRSVQKKIRFEKGYVVNSIGKAGGMALYWNNAVTIDHLSHTDWYILACITDKEVNSQWWLMCVHASTDSNIRKEQWKHIAEWKKGWGEEWVMVGDFNDLLSNGEKWGGRVRAESSFKDFYSFIRDNELLDIGYKGLPRTWSNYWEGEGEVKERLDRGLCSAGWLQRFDRVVCTHIENDASDHAILMVDTNPEITKRKMRFYFDQRWTKNPDMKEVIQGAWRKVQIGSRMYKITRKIKEVRVAILEWRRKVQGNSKVKIKELKEKLKEVKEEHESGNKSRVIELKNQLSKAYEEEELYWSQKSRSKWLKEGDRNTAYFHTTVKAKRKRNTISTLEKQDGTWCKSEEEIEVELCQYYNDLFTTTNPDDFEEILKEIPSTISRQMNAKLIKPVEEKDIRQALFSMHPNKAPGKDGMSPLFFQHYWHIIKGDLVLAINSFFHSGCLLKTVNETIISLIPKIDSPTSVLHYRPISLCNVLYKIISKIIANRLKHVLQHYISNSQSAFIPGRQILDNVVVAHEILHFLKNKRKGSTGYMAIKLDMSKAYDRVEWIFVGRLMLKMGFCPIFVKWIMACLSTVTYSFNLNGQKVGNVIPTRGIRQGDPLSPYLFIICAEGLSSLIHKAVQGKELTGVKICRDSLVISHLFFADDSLLCCKATGREALKVKSILTKYGNASGQVVNYEKSALFFSKNTKERMKHEISEGLDNMKEAVNGTYLGLPMAIGRSKAQVFGFVKNKISSKLQGWKQRLLSEGGKEVLIKAVTMAMPTYVMTCFRLPKGLCREISGKIAKFWWGKGEREASIHWASWKKLSEVKGRGEIGFRDLEAFNTALLAKQIWRFLTAPNLLVSKAELIERIPTSIGRRMDRLIWKFSKTGAYTVKTGYARARQEENQISRNQTYNAESSWEVRKRTVWKNLWHQKNSPNIVSKAQVEWLEYEHAREEEKEQTATANIKEHQMRGQTAGDDDVCLFTDAAISSRMIRTGQGIVARKWNGMIMKAKAIVNQYKGEPSKEEALAIRNAMLMAK